AATTGTCACAGTTTGGTTTTCACTCTATTGCTTATACATGCTTAGGAGATCATAAATTGTCATATCTCCTTTTAACGTTTAAAGATTGAATTTTCTGCACAGTTTTTTAGTGTGGTTAATTTATGTAGTGCCCTTTACTACCTTTGACATGCATGGACTTTGGTGAACATTGTCACATCCTGCAACCATGCCTCTTTTTACTTAAGTGCAAATATTGAAGTGTAAGCGTTTACTACTTAAACAATCAGTATGGTTCataatgaatatttcaatatatttttttataattcctGTGTTTATTGGATTCAATCACCTTTGAAAACAAAttgatttatgtatttacatatctgcattcaaaacatacatgtgaaataaacataacacaattaaaaaGAACACACCAACATTGTTACAGTGTACTGTTAAAATGAAAAACGAAGGCATTAGATGCATTTGAACCAAGCATAAACAAGAAGTCATTAAAATTGACAagaaaacaatgtatttatttgtgtttaacattaaacaagaaatatctttaaaaaagatatacggcgttgattgtggtcgatgtttatgaacgatcaaaagttatctctatgagataaaaagtagcggatgccttttttctgcgcagttcttagctacatcataagcaaatcaattacggggtgttgcgccagatttcgtggcttattatgctttatgtgatattattactcagatatctatatttacagaatagaaaaacacaagaaacatgaaaataaacgagtgcatataggtcagccggcaatactcgaatcttatttaattgcataattatagtatagtgaattattgtgctcatgcttaataaactggtctaaatggataaatatttctaattaattttatcaaaattggtccttatcatgccaatgttgaaaccatattaaaaatcgatgattgacataccacaataatatcgccgaatatctttatttagtatctttctgatcaaaacagacttcaagtgcacaaagtttacgagacggcgtatatataaagatttctacaactgaccgcaaactgacaaactgaccttgataccttgcggattggaatgcaatgcattacagtcactacgttattgtcagtaagaccggtgtaacacaatgatcgcaaccccttctgcgaactccgacgatgaactgtatataaactatgactttcacaaatagccgcttattgacccgaaacctcgcgggttgaaatgcaatgcaagtaagtactaaatatgacaacatagcctttagtataaacgcttttgcgctggtaattctctgaaaataaaaggtgaacgcacaaactgtatttatgtcgaaaatttattgtaaaactgttctatctattgagccttttcattagagataaaattgtttcatgcagtaaaacagtgttacaaagacgcggatatgtttccaatgttctggtgttatactcaaatcagccaatggaataaatgaagtgtattcattcgtacctagccgcgggaaattttatttgagtattattggacccttacaaaggtcaagtcagggtgaaaagctggcttaatacagcttacgccgaaaaaacatgTTTTCCAGATAGAACCATCAAGTTTTTTAGAACAATTTTGGCTTTATACTTTAACTTTGGCTACTAATACATTCAACACATGCTTTCAATACAGTTGTTAGGTTAGATTTCCACCGGATATAAACCCCACACACAAAGAAAAGCTCATTTTTTTATTCCAATTTGAAATGATTTGTGTAACACTACATAAATGTTTGGTTATTTGTCTCTGTCTCAGAATGTTTTTCTGGCAGCTCTAAAAtggtttttattgttttgaaaagtaTACATTATAAGttacaacataataaaaattCCAAATGGTTAACGCTACGCAACAAATCAATATGTTACAATACAGGTAATCACGATTTTGGGAGCTAGCAAATAAATGTccattttaataagaaaatatgtgaaaatgtttacatgtaaACACTACTTGCAGTTATCTAAACAAATATCACAGAGTTTTAATATTAATGGCAGTTACGGGTAAGTACAttatatgataaaataatattataaaatataacatccTAGAGTCTAGAAGTTAATTCAAGTTTTCTGTTTGTTCCTTCACCCTCCAAGCTGCGTCCATGTATTTGGTAATAGCAGTGTTCTGTCGGAAGTGATGCAATCTCTTGTCAGATCTATCGATGTCAATCTAAAAATTGAAGCcggtaaagtaaataaatataaattgcatttatttattcTGTTGTTATgtccaaataaatatgtttaaaattgattCAAACAAATGTCATGAtatgataaacaaacacaaacaatgtATGAGTGAAGATGTTTATGTTAAGACAATATTGTAAAGTTCATTAagtgaaacaaaaatatttaaactaaagGCACGAACACTTTGATCCAATCCTTGAGATAAAAAAATCATGCCCCATATTTCAGAGATAAATAGTAATAGTCAGTctacataaaaacaatatgtgATGGCAAATAAAACAATTGCTTGTAGAAAAGTTTACTTGTAAGTTTGGTATTAAATGttgttaacagtattttatcAGTTTATGTATTAGGCCgctggtacatgtatatataaacgATAAACACATACCAGAAATAACATTAATGAAGAGTTTGAAAACTTGTGTGAAGCTTTAAATCAAATGTACAAATTCAGTGTCTACAACAAATCAACCCACCAGTGGTCTTGTTATCCAGCCAACCTCCTGTGCTTCTGTTTGTGGGTATGTGTACTTTTTCACAGGCTCTAGATGTGCTCTGGAGATCACTTTCTTGAAGTGCTCtgaaatgcagtttttttttttttaagtctgataaatttatatttatttagacATGGAATAAATATGAAAGATTTGATAGCTTCCAAATTTATTAGTTTAAGAGTTCTCCCCCCAACACAAATCTGTTAAATTATCTGATTGGTACATGTACTATATTTAGTATCATAGAACCTACCATCTTCCTCTCCCTCTTCCGTGTCATGGGATGAGTTAGGTTTACCAGTGATAACATGGACTGAAATTAAAAGATACAGTTCCATTAGTATCCACAcattatgtattttgtatttaatcaaaatgtatgcATGGGTTTATAGTCTGATCATGATACTAGACTCATCGTCACTCGACTTTGACATTTACCCCCggatcactgggatataagttgtcaatttacattttgtttagaaacaaaacattttgcaaaagagcgtgtctgaaaatttagactGACAATTTCCTATTGCACTCATTTATAAAGCACTATTTTTTAAAGGCATTTAGATAATCAAAATTGGTGCGAATTTACATAATTCAGCTGGATTTGAAACAAAAACTGTAAATGCCATTGGCTGTACTCATTGGTTccttaatttgattatttcaattGCATTAACATTTTAGCTATTATGTGAAACAATTTAGTAGACAACCTGTATGCATGACCAAAATACAGAAAATGCTACAGTTCACTTCCATCAAATTACAGGTAGAAGATGGGGCCGCCCAAATATTTTGGTAAGCAAAAACCATGTTTTCAATAACTAATTTCACTTTAAGACAATTTTTATATTGCCTCAAACTTTTCTAAGAAATGTACATTGCATAATGtccaaaatacattttttgaacaaattaatgtgatTCCACTTTCTTCTTGAATGTTCTTTCTGAAACAGTTTAGTAAGTTTTTAACCTAAGTATCTATGTACCTAAAGTAAAACACTTGTGCTTATTttttacattaaccctttgcatgctgggaaatttttcttctgctaaaatgtcgtctgctgaatttctaaaattagcattttcttcgaattttttcaaagaatactatcagaatatcaaacagtttggatcctgatgagacgccacgttctgtggtgtctcatctggatccaaactgtttgaaaaggccttcaaaattaggtTCTCGCATTGAAAGGGTTAATTGTTTTGAAATGACACTGCTTTTATACTACATATtctgtttttttcaaataattcaaTATATAAAGATACTTAAACAGATACTTTTTTGTTagtaaaatacttaaaatcaaccaatattttgcaaaatatttcgtaaaataaagttaaaccataaaaaatatgtgttcctaagtatagcaatagccacaatatCAAAGCTAAATATGGTATAGTAACGAAGATTTAACGAGAGACAAAGTGCAGGTTTTTATCTTTTGTAGCACaatatacagggtgcaggatcaatggggttttcaggggtttaaaCATGAGCTGGAAAGAATGTAGACACACcgttaataactttatttttgcaaatatctcaagtaattgaaatacatttgcaaaatctTTATTGCATCAAAGaatttttttgcagtttgtgcGGATATCTCAAGGTTTAAGAATACATTCTTGAATACCTGACATTGGTGCCAAAATTTTCATGCTGCATTACTGTGTAAATGAATGCTGTATAAATTgaatttttggccaagaacacaggcttattaaataaagaaattctgatgtatttcgcaTAGCCATAAGCAGCATAAGCACCACTGCcattgtgtttacatccattaaattttaattgtgaaccccacaaagtcatgtgACTGCACccttatatatttcattttaaaggggccttttcacagattttggcattttttttaacttattcattaaatgctctatattgataaatgtaaacattggatcgtaaaagctccagtaaaaaatcaagaaaacatttaaaaaaaggaaaagaacattgcccggagcaggtttcgaaccagtgacccctggagtcctgccagagtcctgaagtaaaaacgctctagcctactgagctattccgtcgAGTATAcattattgacgtattttataccttatataagcaatcttcgtagtttcacaaaatttaacgacaaaaacagaactctccaaattattcaatcgtttcgcgttgcaacgctttataatttttaggttttaaaatcgtaaaaagatgcatataatggctatattagagcatggttaatgttcagtattactgtttcctcacaaatatcataactaaaacgaaaacttacgaatctgaaacaacttttttcaattttgtcaatttaccaaagcgtgaaaagatccctttaatttccTGCTACAATAACTTTTCATATGACATATGAACATTAACATGGTACATGAATATGTGTTGTATATAATGTCAAAATATATACCTTGAAAATTGCTTTTACATGAAAAACATTATGGAAAACTATGGACAGTACACAAAAAACATCTCACCCCCACCAACCTGTGGCACCAAAGTTTACAAACTTCCTAAAGATCTGGATTAAAGCAATTACAACTAAGATGAAGTCACATAGAAAATCTGGTTGTTCAAAATTTAAGATGCATTTCTGCAACGTAAACCCTTTTAGAAAATGTTTAAGATTAGCGTAAGAATACTGACTACCATAAATATATTCACAATCATTGATATCCAAATCACAATGAAAGAATCATGTTCTACTCACTCTTTTTAAAAGGATTTACACTATAATTTGTATACAATTTTGACGTCCTTTGCTCCTTATGAATGGTTTCACATAGAATTGCATTTTGGTGAACAAAATTCGGGGGTTCTTTCTCAAACTTTGccattttccttttttgtttacATCAGTGACTATTGATCTGCTGTCAAAGTCGTTGTCAAGCAAGTCATACTACCACAAAGAAAATCTACCGACACGATTCATTATTGAACAAGGTTACACTACAACTGCATCTCTAATATTCCTACAGTCTTTGGATTTTTACAAAGTGAAGAGAATTAAATATacgtgtttatttattattaaatagcaGCATATTATTTAGTATTTGAAAcatgatcttttttttttattcaatatcatacatacaatgtaaacatgtatatgatcataaaacatagtgattgtacaaagcaataaagtccagacatgttatacaagatatgctaatatatatttatttttttagagagaaaagaaaagaacaacagaggaatagttatgaaaaatgatgagttgtataaagtcggaagaaagcatactggacttgtgtgttttgttgtatattcacaataatcttgtcagataaaaaaaaaatataaaaaaaataaacaaaactattttagagaaataaactaacattagaatgaaatgtatttaagtggacaaaacattatgagaattttatccgattccatttttgttcaaagatttgtaatgtgtcattactgagggctatttctttctcaatctgtatttttagtttaagactatggacaaagcaattaaaatttggtacttgttttttgtacttcatgtttaagataaaatatttcatcaatataaccataaaattcacaatattattacagtctattgatttcaatgagttaattccgaaacttacatttaagaaagatagtttaacgtttagttgatgttgttcaagaaaggatattaattgattccaaatagtctggatgtgtttgcactcccaaaaaagatgttctatagtttcaatgttttcactgcagaagtcacacatatttgagttagataatttgcatttaaagagatatttatttgtagctataattctatggatgtatttatattgaaaatttctcagtgtgctttcaattgttgctttatatggcatggtaaatatgtgtttccaattaagctcattttctccaaaaaggacttgccatttattttggattttggagttttctgtagggtttttaatttgtagtgtgtagaatattttatttattttgttttttcttccaagtatgttttctacaaatgttgtttgagtacatggtgtattatttgtattgatttcagatttaatatgtatgggtatgcttttgattagtgtgtagtacttcagaaaattatttgaaggtattccgtatatgtagcatatattatcaaaagagtagaaatccttaattctgtagtcatataattggtcgacatatttaatgcttcgttcaaaccagtctttatagaaaaacgtcttattgtttgaagttatgtctttattgttccataaaattgttttactgctggtttgggtttctaagttatgagtgacatcactccatgctgatagaacatcagacagaaatatgttttcgtctGCAATTTTATGTAAGATAGTAtcgctgatgttacattcaaagagtaaggagtcaccatatttttttaggattttctggtagaataatttccatttactcgtattggtattatctaggtatcgtttaacccagctgcatttgactgcattcaagaatgagtcaatgttcgttaattggatacctccattttctacagattgaattaactgagttctttttattttatcaggcttaccgtcccatatgaaattgaatattgctgattttatatcgttaataacatcatttggtggatttgggagaactgttaatacatatattaatttaggaagtgcaaacgttttcaatactgtgttttttccgattagtgtaagtttacgatgatgccatgattttaagcagtttttaaaattctgtaatttaggtagtatgtttttaagaactgtatccttttcattatttgtgaatgtaattcctaacgttgtggcttcatcggatgtccaattaaatttcatttctttttaatattgaacattaatgtgttttaatttacctactcgtaacacagtacatttacttttgtttagtttaagacccgatgtcattccgtaaagggttagcgattctattaggttatggaaagaatcgtaattgttatttaaaaaataagttgcatcgtcagcaaatagggattgtttgatttcttcgtcaggttctagtgatatgccttttatgtgtttatttgattggatgtgatgtgatagatactcgatgcaaataataaatagcgatgatgagagtggacatccttgtcgaacccctcgttcgatgttaaaactgtttgaaaagaagccattgttaatgattatactgttaatatcggtatagaatagtttgacccattgaatgaggctttcaccaaagttcatattttctaagcaagagaacataaatgaatgatcaagcgaatcgaatgccttttcaaagtctgcaaagaatattagaccaggattatttgaattgttgaaatagtttatgcattcttggataagacgaacgttttcaccaatgtaacgtccttttatgaaaccagattgagattttgaaatgattgatggtaatatttttgttattatgtttgctatacttttagttgcaattttataatcattgtttagtaaactaatcgggcgccagtttgataaggattctaagttttttccaggttttgggataagtgatataataccttgtttttgtagcgtggttaagttttcattgttaaatgaatagttaagtgaattaattagatgtgtttttatatcattccagaatattttatagaattcgATTGTGAttccatcagatcctgggcttttgttattttgcatttcttttagagctaatccacattcatattcattaagcaatccgtcgcacagttctttttcctcctggtttaaagcgtgatgtgtatttttaaaaagggtgttattttcaacattttttcgtttatagagggtttcgaaaaataaacgttgttcttctagtatttgagttctgtttgttatatctttgccattgactactaatttgtgtacagttttttgttcacttctacgtttttcaatgtttgcgaaatattttgtatttttttcattgtgttcaacatgctgtgcacgcgctcttagtaaaattccattgagatgtgtatgatagattccatctaatatttgtttttttaatgttatttcattttcaatgtcggtggtatcatttgtgtttgtttgatgcaattgtttttcaagtgtttcaatggtttggattgtttcagtttcaagtttgcgtgtttctttttgtttaaatgatgtgtatctaattgttgtgttacgtatatttccttttattacttcccataaggtgtttgggtttgcatctttattattttgaactgtatttaatatttcctgttttatttgtgtttgatattgtgtatctaataagatgctgttattaattttaaagtatcctgggcctctttcaggttgtatattgtgcactttaagttcaactagggagtggtcagtcataaatcctggttttatgttacatgtgtcaataatgttgcaaagagattcagatattaaaaaatagtctaatctacaaagtattgttggttttgtgtttgagtgccaggtgaatttgctttcgtttgggtatactgtacgccagatatctatcatattgtagttttcaattatgttatttaaaatgtttctatttttagtatgagtataaaggtttccattctttttatctattaatgggttcaggacagtattgaaatcaccaccgattataatatttttatcttggttattaattataaaggattgtaatgtttcgtaaaatgtggaatcgtctatgttagggccgtagacgttgattaatgttatttgtgtttcgtgtattttgatatctatacttgcttgtctgccaattattatttccttaaagttatcgactgtgacccctatattattttttatcagaaaggcaatgccttgtttattagtatgttctccactgagatagatttctccgttcCATTCATGAAACATGATCTTGTAgtcatataaaataatgtattaatgtaCCTGAAAATGCACATACCCGGTATAGGCTTTTCTGCAGAGTTTGAAAAAATGGTTAGACATATGGCTGCAAATATAATGCTACTAAAATGGCCATATATACAATAGCaacatgggccctaaggcgctcaacATAGACTAAAAGAAACTAGACTTTTCTGAGAAAGTGtgagctgattcatgaagattcgaCAAAAAAGGGACTTCTAgattattaacatattttgtgtataaatgacaatgtttttgAGCTCACACGAACCAGTTTAAATTAAAaacgagatttcattgggacaaatgttctgacaaagtttcacgatGACTCACCAAACATCATTCTTTAATCTAAAGCTttcaacattggtgtgaatttcaGACCAAACTTTAAAGCTTTAAACGTcagaaatgtgctgatttacttgttatattccctTAATTTACATTACAAAATAAGATTTTTAAGCGTTAAAATTCATATTGAAAAGTTCCACTTAACTGCCATTTTTTtaccaaccggaactattttcgaactcgtccatgatatccTAATGACACATGATCagatgttttgacaaagtttcatgaaggttgaagattggacaaaaaatgtgacttctagagtattaacaaggtttgtATAAGGCaatgtaaggaaaaatgcaatGCTCCcgagcggccatgtttttgacagaacGGAACcgtttttaaaacttatttaagaTCGATATCATTAGAGCAAATGTACTGACACGaagaatgtaaaataaatgtaacttccagagtgttaagaaggtttaaCTACAGCTATATAGTAAAAAATGCCGCGACCCCTGGGGCCATGCTATCATAAGAGAAAATCTGCTAAcaaggtttcatgaagatttgataATACATGTGAATTTCAGAgtgttaaacatgttttattatagcTATATACGGACTTATTCCCCGTCCCCCttaggccatgtttttcaaacaaacggAAACATTTTgtaaactcattcaagatatgaGTGGGGCACATGCTGTGACAAATGTCATGAAGATAGAAAAtagatgtggcctctaaagtATTAGCAAGGTAAAGAtacgacggacaaaatgcgatcacCAAAGCTCACCATGATCACGTTGTGCTGAAGAAAAAAACTcgttatattttctttttaaacttcGTGTAGTCTACCCAGATATAAAAACCATAACGAGTGAATTTATTGCAAAGAAATTATACAATTTAACGATTCGATCAAAGCTTTGTTTGCAGGTCACACCATAGACATTTATTAGCGACCAGTAAATCTATTTCACGATAACGTATAAATTGCCTTCCCGGTCATACGAGAGTGCAAGACAGATAACACGTCATAAAAATTAAGAAAGTAATGGACTTCTATAAACTTAAAATGTAATCATTGAAAAAAAATAGAGGCGACGGTGGAGCGTGGCGTCCTCTTTTTTCTGTACCGTTGTAACATGGGTGATGCTGTATGACAATGTTCCGGTAATTGTATAAATTTAAAAGCCATTTTG
This sequence is a window from Dreissena polymorpha isolate Duluth1 chromosome 16, UMN_Dpol_1.0, whole genome shotgun sequence. Protein-coding genes within it:
- the LOC127862939 gene encoding protein FAM183B-like, whose amino-acid sequence is MAKFEKEPPNFVHQNAILCETIHKEQRTSKLYTNYSVNPFKKIHVITGKPNSSHDTEEGEEDEHFKKVISRAHLEPVKKYTYPQTEAQEVGWITRPLIDIDRSDKRLHHFRQNTAITKYMDAAWRVKEQTENLN